Proteins from a genomic interval of Plasmodium berghei ANKA genome assembly, chromosome: 6:
- a CDS encoding actin-related protein, putative: protein MAAPVNIDMPKLILDNGGGLIKGGILPSYSQLNESSVDIEPNFIVPNCVGQIRKKNIFHISDSCYNICEYFCHRPHVDGLLLDLEMQTKIWEKIFSCKQIVGYKINDMAICVTESYLTPAYIRQGVIELLFEYFNFEQIVIVSSQTMLPFSYIGLNLGQYDILNPPIFKKDNYSLKKQYVPRKRRSEKNNINNFYNNKNYSPKKIFNTSRNNLKNEEDDYDGKENNTNLFNIKKEKHINEENIEYNYYESNNTDEINNVVTQEIRKEPYNEESNEYIENYEQNQYIDDNLLINRHIFIKNIECYNKYAYELYMNKLYHGENWQEYYFNSFFNKNVVQEYKCNKPPNIESYTSSEIYTDNNNSNNRVNNQRYSFNKNHINVVNRLSNNNYIGNNFLYQDPSFLLPDKIDLYKNYYDKNFKDLNMFKEYYNSTYINDFYSNLINGNYNLSLRNPCALYIDVGFSHTYILPYIEYKVIEYAILRTKVSASVLNTYLKNTLSYKHVNLEHNELLVENIKERACYVSLDYEKDLENEKKRLEKIKKQKIQDKLDMRSEILMKELEEERTKKKNDKNCFFNEGKKEYEHDMESQNESKNRFKEKNIPIDECDQEYLENKTKHSNGLVAAEKQYKRVDTINENELVTLDKIIDNNNNNNNNVNYSEDKQQNSLNGVSLNRSVKSKINEKNDNSEEINQRKRISNNNKRKKNKIIEPHLLYKYKLPDYNNATKREINEVFDTLKNNSSNDCIYLESDYDYKQEFSNYKEEDTFITDFNVKTQNTQKNDDIINLTNERIGIPEILFNPQDINLNHCSIVELIYRCISLLPKEIQKYFLSQIYISGGSTKFKNFKHRLYKELRAIFPTEWEINIYSHKNSLYSNYIGTYVWLSDQNIYNYNLITRQQYFNNGNKT, encoded by the coding sequence ATGGCGGCCCCTGTAAATATAGATATGCCTAAATTAATATTGGATAATGGTGGTGGATTAATAAAAGGAGGAATACTTCCAAGTTATTCTCAACTAAATGAATCATCAGTTGATATAGAGCCAAATTTTATTGTACCGAATTGTGTGGGtcaaataagaaaaaaaaatatttttcacatAAGTGATAGCTGCTATAATATTTGCGAATATTTTTGTCATCGCCCTCATGTAGATGGTTTATTATTAGATTTAGAAATgcaaacaaaaatatgggaaaaaatattttcatgcAAACAAATTGTTggatataaaataaatgatatggCTATTTGTGTTACTGAATCATATCTAACTCCTGCATATATAAGGCAAGGAGTGATTGAATTGctatttgaatattttaattttgaacAAATAGTTATTGTCTCATCACAAACAATGTTACCATTTTCTTATATTGGTTTAAATTTAGGGCAATATGACATTTTAAACCCTCcgatttttaaaaaagataattattctttaaaaaaacaatatgtACCGAGAAAAAGAAGatctgaaaaaaataatattaataatttttataataataaaaattatagcccgaaaaaaatttttaacaCATCTCGAAACAATTTGAAGAATGAAGAGGATGATTATGATGGGAAAGAAAACAAcacaaatttatttaatataaaaaaagagaaacatataaacgaagaaaatattgaatataattattatgaatcaaataatactgacgaaataaataatgtagTAACACAAGAAATACGAAAAGAACCATATAATGAAGAAAGTAAcgaatatatagaaaattatgaacaaaatcaatatattgatgataatttattaattaatagacatatttttataaagaatatagaatgttataataaatatgcatatgaattatatatgaataaattataCCATGGTGAAAATTGGcaagaatattattttaattctttttttaataaaaatgttgttcaagaatataaatgtaaCAAACCCCCTAACATTGAATCCTATACAAGCAGTGAAATATATACAGATAACAATAATTCGAATAATAGAGTAAACAATCAACGCtattcatttaataaaaatcatattAATGTTGTAAATAGAttaagtaataataattatataggaaataattttttatatcaagACCCGAGCTTTTTGCTACCTGATAAAAtagatttatataaaaattattatgataaaaattttaaagatttaaatatgtttaaagaatattataattctacatatataaatgactTTTATagtaatttaataaatggtAACTATAATTTATCATTGCGAAATCCTTGtgcattatatatagatgTTGGGTTTTcccatacatatatattaccaTATATTGAATATAAGGTAATTGAATATGCAATTTTAAGAACAAAAGTATCTGCTTCTGTTTTAAACacatatttgaaaaatacaCTTTCCTATAAACATGTTAATTTAGAACATAATGAATTACTtgttgaaaatattaaggAAAGAGCTTGTTATGTTTCGTTAGATTATGAAAAAGatttagaaaatgaaaaaaaacgtttagaaaaaattaaaaaacaaaaaattcaaGATAAACTAGATATGAGATCTGAAATTTTAATGAAGGAATTAGAAGAAGAacgaacaaaaaaaaaaaatgataaaaattgtttttttaatgaaggaaaaaaagaatatgaaCATGATATGGAATCACAAAATGAATCTAAAAATAGGttcaaagaaaaaaatataccaaTTGATGAATGTGATCAAgaatatttagaaaataaaacaaaacatTCCAATGGGCTAGTAGCAGCAGAAAAACAATACAAAAGGGTTGACactataaatgaaaatgaattagTCACATTggataaaataattgataataataataataataataataatgttaatTATAGTGAAGATAAACAACAAAATAGTTTAAATGGTGTCAGTTTAAACAGATCAGttaaaagtaaaataaatgaaaaaaatgataattcaGAAGAAATTAATCaaagaaaaagaattagtaacaataataaaagaaaaaaaaataaaattatagaaCCACacttattatataaatataaattaccggattataataatgcaACAAAACGTGAAATAAATGAAGTATTCGATACATTGAAAAATAACAGTTCGAAtgattgtatatatttagaatCCGATTATGATTATAAACAAGAATTTTCTAATTATAAAGAAGAAGATACATTTATAACCGATTTTAATGTCAAAACTCAaaatacacaaaaaaatgatgatataaTTAATCTAACAAATGAAAGAATAGGAATTCccgaaatattatttaatcctcaagatattaatttaaatcattGTAGTATTGTCgaattaatatatagatgtatatcattattgccaaaagaaatacaaaaatattttctttctcaaatatatatatcaggTGGGTCTACAAAATTTAAGAACTTTAAACATAGATTATACAAAGAATTAAGAGCTATATTTCCTACAGAATgggaaataaatatttattctcACAAAAATAGTTTATATAGTAATTATATAGGTACATATGTTTGGTTGAGTGATCAAaacatttataattataactTAATTACAAGAcaacaatattttaataatggaaacaaaacttaa
- a CDS encoding NIMA related kinase 4 translates to MNKYEKIRDIGKGNYGNTILVRDKKNDHYVMKIINISQMSQKEKRQCLKEVELLSKLNHPFIVKYIESYIEGETLRIVMKHCKGGDLYHYIQNKKKQNTPIKEKRILIWLTQILTALKFLHSNHILHRDMKSLNILIDSDKRVRLCDFGISKVLENTLDYANTLIGTPYYLSPELCKDKKYSWPSDVWAIGCLIYELATFRTPFHSTKGIQQLCYNIRYAPIPDLPNIYSKELNNIYKSMLIREPNYRVTVQQLLVSDIVQRQLKLLIEEKIREKQSMKKPLKEKQTIENDNLGANEQEVKTLLLDIVDV, encoded by the exons ATGAACAagtatgaaaaaataaggGATATAGGAAAAGGGAATTATGGAAATACAATACTCGTTagagataaaaaaaatgatca ttatgtaatgaaaataataaacatttCTCAAATGTCCCAAAAGGAGAAGAGACAATGTTTAAAGGAAGTCGAA TTATTATCAAAGTTAAATCATCCATttattgtaaaatatattgaaagCTATATAGAAGGAGAGACACTTAGAATTGTAATGAAGCATTGTAAAG gTGGCGatctttatcattatatacaaaataagaAGAAACAAAATACCCcgataaaagaaaaacgTATACTTATATGGTTGACACAAATTTTAACAGCTCTAAAATTTCTTCATTCCAACCATATATTACACAGAG ATATGAAatctttaaatatattaatagatAGCGATAAGAGAGTAAGATTGTGTGATTTTGGAATTTCTAAAGTTTTAGAAAATACGTTAGATTATGCAAATACTTTAATAGGAACCccatattatttaagtCCTGAATTATGcaaagataaaaaatatagttgGCCTTCAGATGTATGGGCTATTGGCTGTTTAATTTATGAATTGGCTACATTTAGAACCCCATTTCATTCAACAAAGGGAATTCAACAGTTATGCTATAACATACGATATGCTCCC ATCCCCGATTTAccaaatatttattcaaaagaactcaacaatatatataaaagtatGTTAATAAGAGAGCCCAATTATCGAGTTACTGTTCAGCAATTATTAGTTTCGGATATTGTTCag AGACAACTTAAGTTGTTGattgaagaaaaaatcAGAGAGAAGCAAAGTATGAAAAAAcctttaaaagaaaaacaaactatagaaaatgataacTTAGGAGCAAATGAACAAGAAGTtaaaacattattattgGATATTGTTGATGTTTGA
- a CDS encoding ATP synthase F0 subunit a-like protein, putative — MNGKVFGKISEGIKPYMWKSNYYFLNSYKNYTNALACLSKRYFASNTDNKLILNKKKDTYKYYDDKLREDITPVNLVKSLPTLNHYVSILDMTKFSIKYILSYRFFFIYMARTTFQAVRPLMAFCVFGEMMKLVLATMTSGVFAFFFSFVLAFEVLYFFLQCYISYTFLTMFFDVMF; from the exons atgaatggGAAAGTTTTTGGCAAAATATCGGAAGG GATAAAACCCTATATGTGGAAAAGtaattattactttttaaactcgtataaaaattatacaaat GCTTTAGCGTGTTTATCAAAAAGATATTTCGCAAGTAATACcgataataaattaattttaaataaaaaaaaagacacttataaatattatgatgATAAATTAAGAGAAGACATAACCCCTGTGAACTTAGTTAAAAGTTTACCAACCCTAAATCACTATGTCAGCATTCTTGATATGACtaaattttctataaaatacattttgagttatcgttttttttttatttatatggcTAGAACGACATTTCAG gCTGTTCGCCCACTTATGGCTTTTTGTGTTTTTGGCGAAATGATGAAATTAGTTCTTGCAACCATGACAAGTGGTGTATTTGcgtttttcttttcttttgttttaGCATTTgaagtattatatttttttttacagtGTTATATTTCATACACATTTTTAACAATGTTTTTTGATGTTATGttttaa